The Pseudomonas orientalis genome contains a region encoding:
- a CDS encoding TonB-dependent receptor plug domain-containing protein, which yields MGSYRKHALYTAILSANLLTTVGFNPVLADETSAVDAPQLGTVIVTGTRAQERTASASLSPIDVISGETLRSTGSDELGAVLARLIPSINFPRPSLVDGAELVRPAQLRGLSPDQVLVLVNGKRRHTSAFVNLGGAVGRGSAPADLNAIPLSAVDHIEVLRDGASARYGSDAIAGVINVILKHDDQGGSISTRFGGYKKGDGIQRNVSGNTGLALGENGFINLSAEGADNDYTNRAGNDYRPGSVGSTTYGQRVFRQGEPATNEGKFQFNSEYSFNDAAEFYSFGGYSKRRGETAAFYRASNASNNIAALNPNGYLPLIKGNLEDTSLVVGLRGLLAYDWHYDLSANYGKNQYELGTETINTSLGLATPRKFNNGTLSNEQKQVSLDLSREFDLGWLPYPVSVAFGGEYLHQGYEIQAGEPASYYQTGSSGLGGFRDADAGTSTRHNWAQYLDLETNFTEQLSASAAVRHEDYSDFGSNLSGSLSARYDFTPQVALRGSISNGFRAPSLAQQNFAYTSSQLIGNTIQEAGTFPANSQVARLLGAEDLKAEKSRNYSLGLVLEPADDLTVTLDVYRIDIRDRISLSSNLTLNPATVAYLQANGVGNINYTTARYFTNATDTSTDGVDLVANYRYQFDNGIRWNSTVGYNYNHTKVTDVKANPAVLDSLGANLVRVDRRERIGLLGDTTPQHKLSLGNDFTFGNWALHSNLVRYGEFTSYQADKVNDQTFKAAWVLDLSADYKLKNWTFTLGGDNVTDKYPEKVNAYASSGGNLAYSTFSPYGYSGAFYYGKVAYNW from the coding sequence ATGGGGAGCTACAGAAAACACGCGTTATACACGGCGATTTTGTCGGCCAATTTGCTGACCACCGTGGGATTCAATCCCGTTCTTGCGGATGAAACGTCCGCCGTCGATGCGCCCCAACTGGGTACGGTCATCGTGACCGGCACGCGCGCCCAGGAGCGCACCGCCAGTGCTTCGCTGTCGCCAATCGATGTGATCTCCGGCGAAACCCTGCGCAGTACCGGCTCCGACGAGCTGGGCGCGGTGCTGGCGCGCCTGATCCCATCGATCAACTTTCCACGGCCGAGCCTGGTGGATGGCGCCGAGCTGGTACGCCCGGCGCAGTTGCGCGGTTTGTCACCGGACCAGGTGTTGGTACTGGTCAACGGCAAGCGCCGTCATACCAGTGCTTTCGTCAACCTCGGCGGTGCGGTGGGTCGCGGTTCGGCACCGGCGGACCTGAATGCAATCCCACTGTCGGCGGTGGACCACATCGAAGTGCTGCGCGATGGCGCGTCGGCACGTTACGGCTCCGACGCGATCGCCGGCGTGATCAATGTGATCCTCAAGCACGACGACCAGGGCGGTTCGATCTCCACTCGGTTCGGCGGGTACAAAAAAGGTGACGGCATCCAGCGTAATGTCAGCGGCAATACGGGCCTGGCATTGGGCGAAAACGGCTTTATCAATCTGTCGGCCGAAGGTGCCGACAACGATTACACCAATCGTGCCGGCAATGATTACCGCCCAGGCAGTGTCGGTTCCACCACCTACGGCCAGCGTGTATTCCGTCAAGGCGAGCCGGCCACCAATGAGGGCAAATTCCAGTTCAACTCGGAATATTCCTTCAACGATGCCGCCGAATTCTACAGTTTCGGCGGCTACAGCAAGCGCCGCGGCGAGACGGCAGCGTTCTACCGCGCCAGCAACGCTTCCAATAATATTGCGGCACTCAACCCCAACGGCTACCTGCCGCTGATCAAAGGCAACCTGGAAGACACCTCGCTGGTGGTGGGCCTGCGCGGGCTGCTCGCCTACGACTGGCACTACGACCTGTCGGCCAACTACGGCAAGAATCAGTACGAGCTCGGCACCGAAACCATCAACACCTCCCTGGGCCTGGCGACGCCGCGCAAATTCAACAACGGCACCCTGAGCAACGAGCAGAAGCAAGTCAGCCTGGACCTGTCCCGCGAGTTTGACCTGGGCTGGCTGCCGTACCCGGTCTCCGTGGCGTTCGGCGGTGAATACTTGCATCAGGGCTATGAAATCCAGGCAGGTGAGCCCGCGTCCTACTACCAGACCGGCAGCTCTGGCCTTGGCGGGTTCCGCGATGCCGATGCGGGGACCAGTACGCGGCATAATTGGGCGCAATACCTGGATTTGGAAACCAACTTCACCGAACAACTCAGCGCCTCGGCCGCCGTGCGCCATGAGGACTACAGCGATTTTGGCTCCAACCTCAGCGGTTCGCTGTCGGCGCGTTACGACTTCACCCCGCAAGTGGCGTTGCGCGGCAGCATTTCCAATGGCTTTCGCGCGCCGTCCCTGGCCCAGCAGAACTTCGCCTATACCTCATCGCAATTGATCGGTAATACGATCCAGGAGGCCGGCACGTTCCCGGCCAACAGCCAGGTGGCGCGCCTGCTCGGTGCCGAAGACCTCAAGGCTGAAAAGTCGCGTAACTACAGCCTTGGCCTGGTGCTGGAGCCTGCCGACGACCTGACGGTGACACTGGATGTGTATCGCATCGACATACGCGACCGCATCAGCCTGTCGTCCAACCTCACGCTCAATCCGGCGACGGTGGCCTACCTGCAAGCTAACGGTGTCGGCAATATCAACTACACCACAGCGCGTTATTTCACCAACGCCACCGACACCAGCACCGACGGTGTCGACCTGGTGGCCAACTATCGCTATCAGTTCGATAACGGTATCCGCTGGAACAGCACCGTGGGCTACAACTACAACCACACCAAGGTCACCGATGTGAAGGCCAACCCGGCCGTCCTCGACAGCCTGGGCGCCAACCTGGTGCGGGTGGACCGTCGCGAGCGCATCGGCTTGCTCGGCGACACCACGCCCCAGCACAAGCTGAGCCTGGGCAACGACTTCACCTTCGGCAATTGGGCACTGCACAGCAACCTGGTGCGCTATGGTGAGTTCACCAGCTACCAGGCGGACAAGGTCAACGACCAGACCTTCAAGGCGGCCTGGGTGCTGGACCTGTCGGCGGACTACAAGCTGAAGAACTGGACCTTCACCCTGGGCGGCGACAACGTCACCGACAAATACCCCGAGAAGGTCAATGCCTACGCCAGCAGCGGCGGCAACCTGGCCTACAGCACTTTTTCGCCGTACGGTTACAGCGGCGCGTTTTATTACGGTAAAGTCGCTTACAACTGGTAG
- a CDS encoding sn-glycerol-3-phosphate transporter — MHKIRLPGLLFLAQATTALAAETPPANDDKGFWYAQTSVYTRHFAPDPEHNNQQNLLGLERNEASGLVYGAATFRNSFRQRAYYAYVGKRYDMADYPVYLKVTGGAIQGYRGKYRDKIPLNRYGVAPVIIPSVGTHYGPMAAELVLLGFNAAMVTTGLRF; from the coding sequence ATGCACAAAATCCGCTTGCCTGGCCTGCTGTTCCTGGCCCAGGCCACCACTGCACTGGCAGCTGAGACCCCACCAGCAAACGACGACAAAGGCTTCTGGTACGCGCAGACCAGCGTCTACACCCGGCATTTCGCGCCCGACCCCGAGCACAACAACCAGCAAAACCTGCTGGGACTGGAGCGCAACGAAGCGTCGGGCCTGGTCTATGGCGCGGCGACCTTTCGCAACTCGTTCAGGCAACGCGCCTACTACGCATACGTCGGCAAGCGCTATGACATGGCCGATTACCCGGTGTACCTGAAGGTCACGGGTGGGGCGATCCAGGGTTATCGCGGCAAGTACCGTGACAAGATCCCCCTGAACCGTTATGGCGTGGCGCCCGTCATCATTCCGTCCGTGGGCACGCATTACGGGCCGATGGCGGCAGAACTGGTGTTGCTGGGGTTCAATGCAGCGATGGTGACGACTGGTCTGAGATTCTGA
- a CDS encoding CDP-6-deoxy-delta-3,4-glucoseen reductase — MRVTLQPSGAVLELNPGERILDGARRLGYECPQACRNGVCHVCAALLVEGRVQQSGEVRDHGEFYTCIAEPLEDCIVLWDGVLAPGELPVRKLSCQLSECVEVGGDVWRVRLLAPAGKAVRYHAGQYLMIERENGEKSAFSLASAPHSGRELELHVLAREDSARNLLDQLQRNRMARIELPFGDTHLAQLPDGPLVLIAAGTGMAQMHSLIEHCRASGFKHPVHLYWGVRRPEDFYEIEHWDQWQQLPNLFLHKVVSDLCGWEGRCGLLHEAVCEDITDLKAVHVYASGSPAMIYGTLDALVDAGMDAHQMRADVFAYAPRP; from the coding sequence ATGCGCGTAACCCTGCAACCTTCCGGCGCGGTACTGGAACTGAACCCTGGCGAACGCATCCTCGACGGTGCGCGCCGCCTGGGCTATGAATGCCCGCAGGCGTGTCGCAACGGCGTATGCCACGTGTGTGCGGCGCTGTTGGTGGAGGGCCGTGTGCAGCAGAGCGGTGAGGTGCGTGATCATGGTGAGTTCTACACCTGCATCGCCGAGCCGTTGGAAGATTGCATTGTGTTGTGGGATGGCGTGCTGGCGCCGGGGGAATTGCCGGTGCGCAAATTGTCGTGCCAGTTGAGCGAATGCGTGGAAGTCGGCGGCGATGTGTGGCGCGTGCGGCTGCTCGCGCCGGCTGGCAAGGCGGTGCGTTACCACGCCGGGCAGTACCTGATGATCGAGCGTGAGAACGGCGAGAAGTCGGCGTTTTCCCTGGCCTCGGCACCTCACTCCGGCCGCGAGCTGGAACTGCATGTGCTGGCCCGTGAGGACAGCGCACGCAACCTGTTGGACCAGCTACAGCGCAACCGCATGGCGCGGATTGAACTGCCTTTCGGTGACACCCACCTGGCCCAGTTGCCGGACGGGCCGCTGGTGCTGATCGCCGCCGGCACGGGCATGGCCCAGATGCACAGCCTGATCGAGCATTGCCGGGCTTCCGGCTTCAAGCACCCGGTGCACCTGTATTGGGGCGTGCGTCGCCCGGAAGATTTCTACGAGATCGAGCACTGGGATCAATGGCAGCAACTGCCCAACCTGTTCCTGCACAAAGTCGTCAGTGACCTGTGCGGTTGGGAAGGGCGCTGCGGCTTGCTGCATGAAGCCGTGTGCGAAGACATTACCGACCTCAAGGCCGTGCACGTGTACGCCAGCGGATCACCGGCGATGATCTACGGCACGCTGGATGCGTTGGTCGACGCCGGTATGGATGCGCACCAGATGCGCGCTGACGTATTTGCCTACGCTCCACGTCCCTGA
- the ubiD gene encoding 4-hydroxy-3-polyprenylbenzoate decarboxylase, which produces MKFKDLRDFVQQLEQRGELKRIQMPISPVLEMTEICDRTLRNKGPALLFENPTGYDIPVLGNLFGTPERVAFGMGAEAVSELREIGKLLAFLKEPEPPKGLKDAWSKLPIFRKIIAMAPKVVKDAVCQEVVIEGDDVDLAMLPVQTCWPGDVGPLITWGLTVTKGPNKDRQNLGIYRQQVIGRNKVIMRWLSHRGGALDFREWCEKHPGQPFPVSVALGADPATILGAVTPVPDSLSEYAFAGLLRGNRTELVKCRGNDLQVPATAEIILEGVIHPGEMADEGPYGDHTGYYNEVDSFPVFTVERITHRIKPIYHSTYTGRPPDEPAILGVALNEVFVPILQKQFPEITDFYLPPEGCSYRMAIVTMKKSYPGHAKRVMLGVWSFLRQFMYTKFVIVTDDDINARDWNDVIWAITTRMDPKRDTVMIDNTPIDYLDFASPVSGLGSKMGLDATHKWPGETTREWGRVIVKDDAVTARVDAIWKELGID; this is translated from the coding sequence ATGAAATTCAAGGATCTTCGGGATTTCGTGCAGCAACTTGAGCAGCGCGGAGAGTTGAAACGTATCCAGATGCCGATTTCACCGGTACTGGAAATGACTGAGATTTGCGACCGTACCTTGCGTAACAAGGGCCCGGCGCTGTTGTTCGAGAACCCGACCGGCTACGACATTCCGGTGCTCGGCAACCTGTTCGGCACACCCGAGCGCGTCGCCTTCGGCATGGGCGCCGAGGCGGTCAGCGAGCTGCGCGAGATCGGCAAGCTGCTGGCTTTCCTCAAGGAGCCCGAGCCACCCAAAGGCTTGAAGGACGCCTGGTCGAAGCTGCCGATCTTCCGCAAGATCATTGCCATGGCGCCCAAGGTGGTCAAGGACGCGGTGTGCCAGGAAGTGGTCATCGAAGGCGATGACGTGGACCTGGCCATGCTCCCTGTGCAGACCTGCTGGCCCGGCGACGTCGGCCCACTGATCACCTGGGGCCTGACCGTCACCAAAGGTCCGAACAAGGACCGCCAGAACCTCGGCATTTACCGCCAGCAAGTGATCGGCCGCAACAAGGTGATCATGCGTTGGCTGAGCCACCGTGGCGGCGCCCTGGACTTTCGCGAATGGTGCGAAAAACATCCAGGCCAGCCATTCCCGGTCTCCGTGGCGCTGGGCGCCGACCCGGCCACCATCCTCGGCGCAGTGACGCCGGTGCCGGACAGCCTGTCCGAGTACGCCTTCGCCGGCCTGCTGCGCGGCAACCGCACCGAGCTGGTGAAGTGCCGCGGTAACGATCTGCAAGTGCCGGCCACCGCCGAAATCATCCTGGAAGGTGTGATTCATCCGGGCGAAATGGCCGATGAAGGGCCTTACGGCGACCACACCGGTTATTACAACGAAGTCGACAGCTTTCCGGTGTTCACCGTTGAGCGCATCACCCATCGGATCAAGCCCATCTACCACAGCACCTACACCGGTCGGCCACCGGATGAGCCGGCGATCCTTGGCGTGGCGCTGAACGAAGTGTTCGTGCCGATCCTGCAAAAGCAGTTCCCGGAAATCACCGACTTCTACCTGCCGCCGGAAGGTTGCTCGTACCGCATGGCCATCGTCACCATGAAGAAGTCGTACCCAGGCCATGCCAAGCGGGTAATGCTGGGTGTGTGGTCGTTTTTACGACAGTTCATGTATACCAAATTCGTTATCGTCACCGACGACGATATCAATGCCCGCGACTGGAACGACGTGATCTGGGCCATCACCACGCGCATGGACCCCAAGCGCGACACGGTAATGATCGACAACACGCCGATCGATTACCTCGACTTCGCTTCGCCGGTGTCGGGGCTTGGATCGAAAATGGGCCTGGATGCCACTCACAAGTGGCCGGGTGAAACCACCCGCGAGTGGGGCCGGGTAATCGTCAAGGATGACGCCGTGACGGCTCGCGTCGATGCAATCTGGAAAGAATTGGGAATAGATTGA
- a CDS encoding acyltransferase family protein, whose amino-acid sequence MTTLAYRRDIDGLRAIAVLAVVLFHFGVPGLTGGFVGVDVFFVISGFLITSIIWRERQAGRFSFIDFWARRARRILPALFVMIAATLAVGWFLLAPKDYEELGRSAHYQVTFTSNLLFSRQHGYFDAASDIKPLLHTWSLAVEEQFYIFFPLLLTLLSARLKHWRLALFAVLLGSFGMSVWAVEHEPQKAFFLLHLRAWELLAGAMLAVLPKYQWRASPALAQGVSLASMALILIAVFGYDAKTPFPGPAALLPVLGVVGLIWANGQQYTWVGRLLSTRLMVGIGLISYSWYLWHWPVFVYANYAAVDGLSVLELAGLMLLSLVLGYLSWRFVETPFREKRLLASRKAILASAVVGILGLGFTGLAIREFDGVPSRLSEQALIFAKAKKWSPELTACMADKDTPDERLFCHFGPKSQSVSALVWGDSHATALIPALKEGADRHDISVIEASFAGCIPLDGLENIARCAHFNHRVEKAMTEKKISDVVLAARWSLYVYGQMSGDKEHALKDPSTGEYVQAVAEQRFAQGMRERIQALRAAGHRVWLVKEVPLQEIIVPYRLSRLAMMHRPFDGEGLDVAKHLKRQAFISQLFDELAAADSGVAVLDPAPSLCGTDGLCRVELNGRALYTDDNHLSEVGARHIEAFMEPLFSSLQSRGLTAN is encoded by the coding sequence ATGACCACTCTTGCTTACCGCAGAGACATTGACGGCCTGCGTGCCATCGCTGTCCTCGCCGTCGTGCTGTTTCACTTCGGCGTTCCTGGCCTCACCGGCGGTTTCGTTGGCGTCGATGTCTTCTTCGTCATTTCCGGCTTTTTGATCACGTCCATTATTTGGCGTGAGCGTCAGGCCGGGCGCTTCAGTTTCATCGACTTCTGGGCCCGGCGCGCACGGCGCATCCTGCCGGCGCTGTTCGTAATGATTGCGGCCACACTCGCGGTGGGCTGGTTTCTGTTGGCGCCCAAGGACTACGAAGAGTTGGGGCGGTCTGCGCACTATCAGGTGACCTTTACCTCCAACCTGTTGTTCTCGCGCCAGCATGGCTACTTCGATGCAGCTTCTGACATCAAGCCCCTGCTGCACACCTGGTCGCTGGCGGTAGAAGAGCAGTTCTACATTTTCTTCCCGCTGTTGCTCACGCTGCTTTCAGCTCGCTTGAAGCACTGGCGCCTGGCGCTGTTCGCGGTGCTGCTGGGCTCGTTTGGCATGAGCGTCTGGGCGGTTGAGCACGAGCCGCAAAAAGCCTTCTTCCTGCTGCACCTGCGTGCCTGGGAATTACTGGCCGGTGCGATGCTGGCGGTGCTGCCCAAATATCAATGGCGCGCTTCGCCTGCCCTGGCCCAGGGGGTCAGCCTGGCCTCCATGGCACTGATCCTGATCGCGGTATTCGGTTACGACGCGAAAACCCCGTTTCCCGGTCCGGCCGCGCTGTTGCCGGTGCTGGGCGTGGTCGGGTTGATCTGGGCCAACGGGCAGCAATACACCTGGGTCGGGCGCCTGTTGAGTACGCGGCTGATGGTCGGTATCGGGCTGATTTCCTATTCCTGGTACCTGTGGCATTGGCCGGTGTTTGTGTACGCCAACTATGCCGCGGTGGATGGCTTGAGTGTCCTGGAACTGGCCGGCTTGATGCTGCTTTCGTTGGTGCTGGGCTACCTGTCCTGGCGCTTCGTGGAAACGCCGTTCCGGGAAAAACGCTTGCTGGCCTCGCGTAAGGCGATTCTTGCTTCAGCCGTGGTCGGCATTCTGGGGCTTGGTTTCACTGGCTTGGCGATCCGTGAATTCGACGGTGTGCCGTCGCGCTTGTCTGAGCAGGCGTTGATTTTCGCGAAGGCAAAGAAGTGGAGCCCGGAGCTGACGGCGTGTATGGCTGACAAGGACACGCCCGATGAGCGGTTGTTCTGCCATTTCGGTCCCAAAAGTCAGTCGGTCTCGGCGCTGGTGTGGGGCGACAGTCACGCCACCGCGCTGATTCCGGCGCTCAAAGAGGGCGCTGATCGCCATGATATCAGCGTGATTGAAGCCAGCTTTGCCGGCTGCATCCCCTTGGATGGCCTTGAGAACATTGCCCGGTGTGCGCATTTCAACCATCGCGTCGAGAAGGCGATGACCGAAAAGAAAATCAGCGATGTGGTGTTGGCGGCGCGCTGGAGCCTGTATGTCTACGGGCAAATGTCGGGTGACAAAGAGCATGCGCTCAAAGACCCCAGCACCGGCGAGTACGTGCAGGCTGTGGCTGAGCAACGCTTTGCCCAGGGGATGCGCGAGCGCATTCAGGCGCTGCGCGCTGCGGGGCACAGGGTCTGGCTGGTCAAGGAGGTGCCGCTGCAGGAAATCATCGTGCCTTACCGCCTCAGTCGCCTGGCAATGATGCACCGACCGTTTGACGGCGAAGGTCTGGACGTAGCCAAGCATCTCAAGCGCCAGGCGTTTATCAGCCAATTGTTCGATGAGCTGGCGGCCGCCGACAGCGGCGTCGCGGTGCTGGACCCGGCGCCCTCGCTGTGCGGCACCGATGGCTTGTGCCGGGTCGAGCTCAACGGGCGCGCGCTGTACACCGACGATAACCACCTGTCTGAAGTGGGCGCGCGGCATATCGAGGCCTTTATGGAACCGCTGTTCAGTTCACTGCAGTCACGGGGGCTGACGGCCAATTAA
- the rho gene encoding transcription termination factor Rho: MNLTELKQKPITDLLQLAEEMGIENMARSRKQDVIFSLLKKHAKSGEEISGDGVLEILQDGFGFLRSADASYLAGPDDIYVSPSQIRRFNLRTGDTIVGKIRPPKEGERYFALLKVDTINFDRPENAKNKILFENLTPLFPTVRMKMEAGNGSTEDLTGRVIDLCAPIGKGQRGLIVAPPKAGKTIMLQNIAANIARNNPEVHLIVLLIDERPEEVTEMQRTVRGEVVASTFDEPPTRHVQVAEMVIEKAKRLVEHKKDVVILLDSITRLARAYNTVIPSSGKVLTGGVDAHALEKPKRFFGAARNIEEGGSLTIIATALVETGSKMDEVIYEEFKGTGNMELPLDRRIAEKRVFPAININRSGTRREELLTADDELQRMWILRKLLHPMDEVAAIEFLIDKLKTTKTNDEFFLSMKRK, translated from the coding sequence ATGAATCTGACTGAACTCAAGCAAAAGCCGATTACCGACCTGCTCCAACTGGCCGAAGAAATGGGCATAGAAAATATGGCCCGTTCGCGCAAGCAGGACGTGATTTTCTCCCTGCTCAAGAAGCACGCGAAAAGCGGCGAGGAAATCTCCGGTGATGGCGTGCTGGAGATTCTCCAGGACGGCTTCGGCTTCCTCCGCTCCGCAGACGCTTCCTATCTTGCCGGCCCAGACGATATCTATGTCTCGCCGAGCCAGATCCGTCGCTTCAACTTGCGCACCGGCGACACCATCGTTGGCAAGATCCGACCGCCGAAGGAAGGCGAGCGTTATTTTGCCCTGCTCAAGGTCGACACGATCAACTTTGATCGTCCCGAGAACGCGAAAAACAAGATTCTCTTTGAGAACCTGACCCCGCTGTTCCCGACCGTGCGCATGAAGATGGAGGCCGGCAACGGTTCCACCGAAGACTTGACCGGTCGTGTCATCGACCTGTGCGCCCCGATCGGCAAGGGCCAGCGTGGCCTGATCGTCGCGCCGCCCAAGGCCGGTAAAACGATCATGCTGCAGAACATTGCAGCGAACATCGCGCGTAACAATCCTGAAGTTCACCTGATCGTACTGTTGATCGATGAGCGTCCGGAAGAAGTGACCGAAATGCAGCGCACCGTGCGTGGCGAAGTGGTTGCCTCGACGTTCGATGAACCACCGACCCGCCACGTGCAGGTTGCCGAAATGGTGATCGAGAAGGCCAAGCGCCTGGTCGAGCACAAGAAGGATGTGGTAATCCTGCTCGACTCCATTACCCGTCTGGCCCGTGCCTACAACACCGTGATCCCGAGCTCCGGCAAGGTGCTGACCGGTGGTGTCGATGCCCACGCCCTGGAGAAGCCAAAGCGTTTCTTCGGCGCCGCGCGGAACATCGAAGAAGGCGGTTCGCTGACCATTATCGCCACCGCGCTGGTTGAAACCGGCTCGAAGATGGACGAAGTGATCTACGAAGAGTTCAAGGGTACCGGCAACATGGAACTGCCCCTGGACCGTCGTATCGCTGAAAAGCGTGTGTTCCCGGCCATCAACATCAACCGCTCCGGCACGCGCCGCGAAGAGTTGCTGACCGCCGACGACGAACTGCAGCGCATGTGGATCCTGCGCAAGCTGCTGCACCCGATGGACGAAGTGGCCGCTATCGAGTTCCTGATCGACAAGCTGAAAACCACCAAGACCAACGACGAGTTCTTCCTGTCGATGAAACGCAAGTAA
- the trxA gene encoding thioredoxin TrxA — protein sequence MSNDLIKHVTDATFEAEVLKAAGPVLVDYWAEWCGPCKMIAPVLDDIATTYEGKLTIAKLNIDDNQETPAKHGVRGIPTLMLFKNGEVAATKVGALSKSQLQAFLDANI from the coding sequence ATGAGCAACGATCTTATCAAGCACGTCACCGACGCGACCTTTGAGGCCGAAGTACTCAAGGCTGCTGGCCCGGTGCTGGTTGACTACTGGGCTGAGTGGTGCGGCCCTTGCAAAATGATCGCTCCGGTCCTGGACGACATTGCAACCACTTACGAAGGCAAGCTGACCATTGCCAAGCTGAACATCGACGACAATCAGGAAACCCCGGCCAAGCATGGCGTGCGTGGTATTCCGACCCTGATGCTGTTCAAGAACGGCGAGGTTGCGGCCACTAAAGTGGGCGCACTGTCGAAGTCTCAGCTGCAAGCTTTCCTCGACGCCAACATCTAA
- a CDS encoding FadR/GntR family transcriptional regulator → MNSIAQAVPEAALQAIRKLIKERGFGPGDALPSQRDLAVRLGVSRASLREALSSLSALGVVSVQPGKGVFVQVPQPPSELAWPFAAQATPLDIFQLRYALEGFAAGLAAVTLTTDELDSLQDNVEAMRKVLKAGDFESAARLDFEFHRRILLASGNQAMVSILSASAEVFLESQKLPFIRPERAMETWQEHRKILRALARRTSAAAQKTMQEHVRNAAMRTGIAFVTPVSP, encoded by the coding sequence ATGAATTCCATCGCCCAAGCCGTACCGGAGGCGGCCCTGCAGGCCATCCGCAAACTGATCAAGGAGCGGGGCTTCGGGCCGGGCGATGCATTACCTTCTCAACGCGATTTAGCAGTGCGTCTGGGCGTGAGCCGGGCGTCGTTGCGGGAGGCGTTGTCGTCCTTGAGCGCCCTGGGGGTGGTCAGTGTGCAGCCGGGCAAGGGCGTGTTCGTGCAGGTACCGCAGCCGCCGTCCGAACTCGCCTGGCCGTTTGCAGCGCAGGCCACGCCGCTGGATATCTTCCAGTTGCGTTACGCCCTTGAAGGGTTCGCAGCCGGTTTGGCGGCGGTCACCTTGACCACCGACGAACTCGACAGCCTCCAGGACAATGTCGAAGCAATGCGCAAGGTGCTTAAGGCCGGTGACTTTGAAAGCGCCGCCCGGCTGGACTTCGAGTTTCATCGGCGCATCCTGCTGGCCAGCGGCAACCAGGCGATGGTGAGTATCCTGAGCGCCAGCGCCGAGGTCTTTCTGGAAAGCCAGAAACTACCGTTCATCCGGCCGGAACGCGCCATGGAAACCTGGCAGGAACATCGCAAGATTCTGCGCGCCCTGGCCCGGCGCACCAGTGCGGCAGCGCAGAAAACCATGCAGGAACATGTACGTAATGCGGCGATGCGCACGGGTATTGCCTTCGTCACACCTGTCTCGCCGTGA
- a CDS encoding transporter substrate-binding domain-containing protein yields the protein MTKRYSALLTALFASLMLSQAPAQANGLDDIVARGTLKVAVPQDFPPFGSVGPDMKPRGLDIDTAKLLADQLKVKLELTPVNSTNRIPFLTTGKVDLVISSLGKNPEREKVIDFSRAYAPFYLAVFGPPDAAVSSTDDLKGKTISVTRGAIEDIELTAVAPKEATIKRFEDNNSTIAAYLAGQVDLIASGNVVMVAISERNPKRVPALKVKLKDSPVYVGVNKNEPALLEKVNQILVAAKADGSLEKNALQWLKEPLPADL from the coding sequence ATGACCAAGCGCTACAGCGCCCTGCTCACTGCCCTGTTTGCCAGCCTGATGCTGAGCCAGGCACCCGCCCAGGCCAACGGTCTGGACGATATCGTCGCCCGTGGCACCCTCAAGGTGGCTGTGCCGCAGGACTTCCCGCCATTCGGTTCGGTGGGCCCCGACATGAAACCCCGCGGCCTGGACATCGACACCGCCAAGCTGTTGGCCGACCAACTCAAGGTCAAGTTGGAGTTGACCCCGGTCAACAGCACCAACCGCATCCCATTCCTCACCACCGGCAAGGTGGACTTGGTGATCTCCAGCCTGGGCAAGAACCCCGAGCGCGAAAAAGTCATCGACTTCTCCAGGGCCTACGCACCTTTCTACCTCGCCGTATTCGGCCCGCCTGACGCCGCCGTCAGCAGCACCGACGACCTCAAGGGCAAAACTATCAGCGTGACCCGTGGCGCCATCGAGGACATCGAGCTGACGGCTGTCGCGCCCAAGGAGGCGACCATCAAGCGCTTTGAAGACAACAACTCGACCATCGCCGCCTATCTGGCCGGCCAGGTCGACCTGATCGCCAGCGGCAACGTGGTGATGGTGGCGATCAGTGAACGCAATCCCAAGCGCGTACCGGCGCTGAAAGTGAAGCTCAAGGACTCGCCGGTGTACGTCGGTGTGAACAAGAACGAGCCGGCGTTGCTGGAGAAGGTCAACCAGATCCTGGTCGCGGCCAAGGCCGACGGCAGCCTGGAAAAGAACGCGCTGCAATGGCTCAAAGAGCCCCTGCCTGCCGACCTCTAA